The genomic stretch TCTCCGCGACCACTCCGCTTTGGGACACGGACTGGATCATGAGAACCCCGAGCGGTTCGTCGGCCGATACGAGCGGGAAGAAGAACATCTCGCCGCGCAGACGGCTGTCCGCCGACCGGTGGACCTCGCAGAGCGTGATGACCCTCCGTTCGCGCAGGGACAGATCCTCGATCGTTCCCGCCGCGGAATGGTGGACGACCTGGGCGGCGGGGGATACGCGCAGCGTGGTCGTGCGCAAATAGAAATCCTCGGTGTCCCTGTCGAAGAGGAGGATCGAGGACACCGAACCGGGGAGGAATCCTCCGGTTTCCTGGCAAAACTCCCTCAGCCTCTCCTCGATCGGCTTCCCGGACCTGAGAATTTCCCCTATGCGCCGCAGATAATCGGCAGGCATATCACTCCCGTCCCTCCTCCATGGAGACGCGTATGCGGATGCGCACGGGTTTCCCCGCCGCGTCGAGGAAAACCGCGGGCAGTACCGCATGTCCTCCCGGAGAAATGAACACCTCCTCGAACTTCAGGAACGTAAGCCCCTCCCCCTCCACTTTCATGGAAACGCCGGGACGGGTGACCTCCGCCGGCGCGGGCTCGTCAAACCTGTCGGGAATCTCGATCTCGATCTCTTCGGGGACTTCGACCGGAGCGCCCTCCTGCCAGGCTTCCTCTTTCCCGGCAGGTGTTTCTTCGGGAAACGATGCCGGGGAGACCTCTCTCGGCGGGGTGATCAACTCCAGCCCCTCCGGGATCTCCGTCTCCTCGGGGATCTCCTGGACCTCCAGGATCTCCTCGAGGTCCGGAATCTCCTCCGCGGAGATTGCACCCAGGCCCTCGGCAGCCTGCGGAATATCCCGCGGTTCCTCCTTGGGCCGGGTTTCCCGCGTCTCCCGGACCTCGGGGATCTCCTCGATCTCGGAGATCTCCTCCAACGGCTCCGGCTCCTCCGGTTGCGGTTTGATCCTGGCGGCGACATCTCTGATCGCCCCGGGACCCTCCCCTTCCGCCGTCTCCCCCGGAAGAAGGAGGGTCTTGCGAAGGGAGGCAAACACGAGCCGCGAGATGGCCACCAGCGTCTCGGCCACCCCGACGCCTTCCTTGGCGATCCCCTCGAAAACGGGGATATTCCGGTCGTTCAGTTGCGCGTTCAACTCCGACACGGACGAGATCTTCCGCAGGTCACGCTTGTTGTATTGCATCACGAAGGGAAGATCCTCGAGCTTTTTTCCGTAGGTGGAGAGGTTGTCCCGCAGGTTGCTCAGGCTCTCGAGATTGCTGCTGATCATGTCGACCTGGGAATCCGCCACGAAGACGACGCCGTCGACGCCCTGGAGGACGAGCCGCCTCGTCGCGTTGTAATAGACCTGGCCGGGCACTGTGTAGAGATGGAACCGCACCTTGAACCCCTTGATCTGGCCAAGGTCCACCGGCAGGAAGTCGAAGAAAAGCGTCCGGTCGGTCTCGGTGGGAAGGGAAATGAGTCTCCCCTTCTGCTCCGGCCTCAGTATCTGATGGACCATCTCGATGTTCGTGGTCTTGCCGGAAAGACCCGGACCGTAATACACGATCTTCGCGCTTAACTCTCTCGTGGCGTAATTGAAAAGTGCCATCCCGTCTCTCCTACTTTCGACTCTGGACCACCCGCTTCTTCGCCTCCGTGCGGATGACCATCGATATGTTCCGGTTGCGGGCCAGAAGGGCCAGATCGCTGACGGGAAGATGCCCAAGGAACCGCATCGCGACGGCGGGGGGGGTCCTCGGGTTCGCCACCAGGAGCAGTTTCACCCGGACGTTCTTCGCCCATTCCCGGCTTTCCGCGATGGCCCGGAGAATATCTTCATTCGTCAGCGTGGACCCGGCGTATGCGACC from Candidatus Deferrimicrobiaceae bacterium encodes the following:
- a CDS encoding GTPase domain-containing protein encodes the protein MALFNYATRELSAKIVYYGPGLSGKTTNIEMVHQILRPEQKGRLISLPTETDRTLFFDFLPVDLGQIKGFKVRFHLYTVPGQVYYNATRRLVLQGVDGVVFVADSQVDMISSNLESLSNLRDNLSTYGKKLEDLPFVMQYNKRDLRKISSVSELNAQLNDRNIPVFEGIAKEGVGVAETLVAISRLVFASLRKTLLLPGETAEGEGPGAIRDVAARIKPQPEEPEPLEEISEIEEIPEVRETRETRPKEEPRDIPQAAEGLGAISAEEIPDLEEILEVQEIPEETEIPEGLELITPPREVSPASFPEETPAGKEEAWQEGAPVEVPEEIEIEIPDRFDEPAPAEVTRPGVSMKVEGEGLTFLKFEEVFISPGGHAVLPAVFLDAAGKPVRIRIRVSMEEGRE